In Dermacentor silvarum isolate Dsil-2018 chromosome 2, BIME_Dsil_1.4, whole genome shotgun sequence, the following proteins share a genomic window:
- the LOC119440183 gene encoding piggyBac transposable element-derived protein 4, translated as MPRDRFFLLRSNLCCQLDDDISDDDKKSERLWKVAPFVEMVRKGCLGLERPNCFCVDEQVIPFSGRCPMKQYIPNKPNPVGLKNFVLAGKDGLIYDFAIYKGKETFPDFGLGISGNSVLKLVETVPACSTLYCDRWFSSVGLMDELMKKGIFGTGTLMKNRMPKEAHFTNDKDLLKKSRGTSEQRLRQDSTLACTKWVDKKPIVMLSAAFGVEPEDKCKRWCKKDKKFLDVPRPSIIRNYNANMGGVDLADRMLSLYAQRSRTNRWTLRTILHMSDLACVNSWLQYRADKKAEGVQRKNILEYLDFKLCVAEALIWQKVIATRQEDEDDLDIPPRKRPKALPSEHFRKTDALHLPMKDDLPNGARCRNAGCSMKTRHRCARCDMYLCIEVGRDCFYEFHS; from the coding sequence ATGCCACGGGATCGTTTCTTCTTACTGCGATCTAACCTGTGCTGCCAACTTGACGATGACATCAGTGATGACGACAAGAAGAGCGAGAGACTTTGGAAGGTTGCGCCTTTCGTTGAGATGGTGCGAAAGGGCTGCTTGGGCTTGGAAAGACCCAACTGCTTCTGTGTGGATGAACAAGTCATCCCATTTTCAGGGCGCTGTCCTATGAAGCAGTATATCCCTAACAAACCAAATCCTGTGGGCCTGAAAAACTTTGTTCTCGCAGGAAAGGACGGGTTGATTTATgattttgcaatttacaaagGCAAAGAGACATTTCCAGACTTTGGCCTTGGCATATCGGGCAACTCAGTCTTGAAGCTGGTTGAGACAGTGCCTGCATGCTCCACGCTTTACTGTGACCGTTGGTTTTCTTCGGTCGGTTTGATGGATGAGCTCATGAAGAAGGGCATTTTTGGCACCGGCACTCTGATGAAGAACAGAATGCCAAAAGAGGCCCATTTCACAAATGACAAGGATTTGTTGAAGAAATCTCGGGGCACTTCGGAGCAGCGACTGCGACAAGACAGCACGCTTGCTTGCACAAAATGGGTCGACAAAAAGCCCATTGTGATGCTGTCGGCCGCCTTTGGAGTGGAGCCTGAAGATAAGTGCAAAAGATGGTGCAAGAAAGACAAGAAGTTTCTGGATGTCCCGCGCCCATCCATCATCAGAAACTACAATGCAAATATGGGTGGTGTTGACTTAGCTGACAGAATGCTCTCCCTGTATGCTCAAAGGAGCCGCACGAACAGGTGGACACTGCGTACAATTCTTCACATGTCTGATCTTGCTTGCGTAAACAGCTGGCTTCAGTACAGAGCAGACAAGAAGGCAGAGGGTGTCCAAAGAAAAAACATTCTGGAGTACCTTGATTTCAAGCTTTGCGTGGCCGAAGCATTGATATGGCAGAAGGTGATTGCAACTCGTCAAGAAGATGAAGACGACCTAGACATCCCACCAAGGAAGAGGCCAAAAGCTCTGCCATCAGAACATTTCCGCAAAACAGACGCACTGCATTTGCCAATGAAGGACGACCTACCAAATGGAGCGAGGTGCCGGAACGCTGGCTGCAGCATGAAGACACGCCACAGATGTGCTCGGTGCGACATGTACCTTTGCATAGAAGTTGGAAGAGACTGCTTCTATGAATTCCATTCGTGA